A genomic window from Labeo rohita strain BAU-BD-2019 chromosome 6, IGBB_LRoh.1.0, whole genome shotgun sequence includes:
- the odad3 gene encoding coiled-coil domain-containing protein 151: MFIKMPGTSVSEDIEPPNATYDEISELQRKIHLLYGDYSIAHFENSHSAKNIEAIQQLRQENADLNKKQPEEDEQIIKDVFQGHGMEKESFRNMSVKAAQTVLEKQVCDKMKKHNAMKHTTQTQRQHLEDLKLMELKPQNSSPLPDTQKGEEEKELRILENSLEKSQLKYHEAEHITRGYRKLKEHLQEESLTFQPQLDRLETEVYWQAQWLKDLQVMKNNVFLFKDEAKTELQLQEEQVYRERREREKIISRYKKQAEERMSQAERMKRRPQWASMNPDELSSEAPRSPTTVGGEEEESISTFEEAFQHAKEATGVTDSQEIVDRFISQGETQEHLEKMKAENERMLLELKEERNTSKTQFQDVKYSRETEFSSIRQMLHECEHDLQREQEHRDAAKDGLDRLTHSLNTVKAAVQQLSDKLQHIPLMKVPSSHLPLDSEEHMLQLMSETDQKLILLKEELQGKDLATIMKELEEEEFHARIAGKLPQNNTRIQLPEAQKQDFFEDEEDSGVDDGDVTNRVTLKHQSQSIIDANTRRKTRIKKRKGQL; the protein is encoded by the exons atgttcataaaaATGCCTGGCACGTCTGTCTCAGAGGACATCGAGCCCCCTAACGCTACCTATGATGAAATTTCGGAGCTTCAGAGAAAAATTCATCTTCTGT ATGGAGACTATTCGATAGCGCATTTCGAAAACTCTCATTCTGCCAAAAACATAGAAGCTATCCAGCAGCTGAGACAAGAGAATGCAGACCTGAACAAAAAACAGCCTGAG GAAGATGAACAAATTATCAAGGATGTTTTTCAAGGCCATGGGATGGAGAAAGAATCGTTCAGGAACATGTCTGTGAAG GCGGCTCAGACCGTGCTGGAGAAGCAGGTGTGTGATAAAATGAAGAAGCACAATGCTATGAAACACACCACTCAGACACAGAGACAGCATTTAGAAGATTTGAAACTCATGGAACTGAAGCCACAGAACAGTAGCCCTCTGCCTGACACCCAGAAAGGAGAGGAGGAAAAG GAACTGCGCATTCTGGAAAACAGTTTGGAGAAATCACAGCTAAAATATCATGAAGCAGAGCACATAACACGAGGATACCGCAAGCTGAAGGAGCACCTACAG GAAGAGAGTCTTACATTTCAACCACAGCTGGACAGGCTGGAGACAGAGGTCTATTGGCAGGCACAATGGCTGAAAGACCTACAGGTCATGAAGAACAATGTTTTCCTGTTCAAGGATGAAGCCAAG acTGAGCTACAGCTCCAGGAGGAGCAGGTGTACAGAGAGcgcagagaaagagaaaaaatcaTCTCCCGCTACAAGAAGCAGGCAGAGGAGAGGATGTCTCAGGCAGAGAGGATGAAGAGAAGA CCCCAGTGGGCGTCTATGAACCCTGATGAGCTGAGCAGTGAGGCCCCGCGCAGTCCCACCACAGtaggaggagaagaagaagaatccaTCTCGACTTTTGAGGAAGCTTTCCAGCATGCCAAAGAGGCCACTGGAGTCACAGACTCACAG GAAATAGTGGACAGGTTTATCTCTCAGGGAGAAACCCAGGAACATTTGGAAAAGATGAAGGCGGAAAATGAGAGAATGCTGCTTGAACTGAAGGAGGAGAGGAATACATCAAAGACTCAGTTTCAGGATGTAAAATACTCACGAGAAACTGAATTCTCAAG TATCCGACAGATGCTGCACGAATGTGAACATGACCTGCAGCGAGAGCAGGAGCATCGTGATGCAGCTAAAGATGGCCTGGACAGACTCACTCATTCACTAAATACTGTCAAAGCAGCAGTGCAACAGCTCAGTGACAAACTACAACACATACCACTG ATGAAGGTTCCATCATCACATCTGCCTCTAGACTCAGAAGAGCACATGCTACAGCTGATGTCTGAGACTGACCAGAAACTGATACTGCTAAAGGAGGAACTACAGGGTAAAGATCTGGCAACCATAATGAAGGAGTTAGAGGAAGAAGAG TTCCATGCCAGAATAGCAGGGAAGCTACCCCAGAATAACACTCGAATTCAGCTGCCTGAGGCCCAGAAACAGGACTTTTTTGAAG ATGAGGAGGACAGCGGCGTTGATGACGGTGATGTCACCAACCGCGTCACACTGAAGCACCAGTCACAGTCGATCATTGACGCAAACACCAGGAGGAAAACTCGCATTAAAAAGAGGAAAGGCCAACTCTGA
- the slc44a2 gene encoding choline transporter-like protein 2 isoform X3, whose protein sequence is MEPEEKNPDSKYGEPRKFDPTFKGPIYNRGCTDILCCILFILALLGYFAVGILAWSQGDPRKVIYPTDSKGQFCGQAGTPLEKKPLLFYFNIMKCASPLVLLEFQCPTTQICVERCPDKFTTLVKALKNEKDKEYYKQFCKEGVDMNKRAPEILKDGLCPSILTPSKNFTRRCLPALETLKGGVVVVANKTTFRNDDTGKNINATDLLEASKKSNLVVEARAVAMRIFEDYTQSWHWILLGLVIAMLVSLIFILLLRCLAGVMVWVMIIMVVLVIGYGIFHCYMQYASLKGQDGSDVTIKDLGLQTDFSVYLQIQQTWLAFMIILCIVEVVIILLLIFLRKRLLIAIALIKEASKAVGHVMSSLFYPLLTFALLSLVIAYWAITAVFLSTSNEPIYKVFNNTECTYSRDTCNPETFNISNVTTECPDAECLFAFYGGETLYHKYLILFQFYNLFLFFWCANFVTALGQVTLAGAFASYYWAFKKPDDIPAYPVFNSLGRALRYHTGSLAFGSLILSIVQIIRVILEYLDQKLKGAQNKCAKFLLSCLKCCFWCLEKCIKFLNRNAYIMVAIYGKNFCTSAKDAFFLLMRNIIRVAVLDKVTDFLLFLGKLLIVGIVGICSFFFFTGKIKVVEDATPSLNYYWVPILTVVIGSYLIAHGFFSVYAMCVDTLFLCFLEDLERNDGTADRPYFMPETLLSILKKSNEGAKTVD, encoded by the exons GTGAGCCAAGGAAATTTGACCCCACATTTAAAGGCCCGATTTATAACAG GGGCTGCACAGACATTCTCTGTTGTATCCTGTTCATCTTGGCCTTGCTTGGCTACTTTGCAGTTGGGATTCTGG CATGGTCTCAGGGTGACCCTCGGAAAGTGATATACCCGACAGACAGTAAGGGTCAGTTTTGTGGACAGGCCGGCACCCCGCTTGA GAAGAAGCCCTTGCTGTTCTACTTCAATATCATGAAGTGTGCCAGTCCTCTGGTCCTGCTGGAGTTTCAGTGTCCCACCACTCAG ATCTGCGTGGAGAGATGTCCCGATAAATTCACGACTTTagtaaaagctttaaaaaatgaaaaagataaGGAATATTACAAGCAATTCTGCAAGGAGGGAGTAGACATGAACAAG AGAGCTCCTGAAATCCTGAAGGATGGCTTGTGCCCTTCAATACTCACACCTAGCAAGAACT TCACACGGAGATGCCTGCCCGCTCTAGAGACCTTGAAAGGTGGTGTAGTTGTGGTTGCCAACAAAACTACGTTCAGAAATGATGATACAGGAAAGAATATAAATGCAACAGATCTCCTTGAAGCTTCAAA gaAATCAAATCTTGTGGTTGAAGCTCGGGCGGTAGCCATGAGGATCTTTGAGGACTATACTCAGTCCTGGCACTGGATACTCCT TGGCTTGGTGATCGCCATGCTGGTCAGTCTGATCTTTATTCTCCTCTTGCGCTGTCTGGCTGGAGTCATGGTCTGGGTTATGATCATCATGGTCGTCCTTGTTATTGGATATG GCATTTTCCATTGTTACATGCAGTATGCCAGTCTGAAAGGACAAGATGGTTCTGATGTCACTATCAAGGATCTGGGTCTGCAGACGGACTTCTCTGTGTACTTACAGATTCAGCAGACCTGGCTTGCCTTCA TGATTATCCTGTGTATTGTGGAAGTGGTCATCATCCTTCTCCTCATCTTCCTCAGGAAGAGGCTCCTCATTGCTATTGCTCTCATCAAAGAGGCCAGCAA GGCCGTCGGTCATGTGATGTCATCGCTGTTCTACCCACTGCTGACTTTTGCCCTACTATCGTTGGTCATCGCGTACTGGGCCATCACCGCCGT GTTTTTGTCCACTTCCAATGAGCCAATATACAAGGTTTTCAATAACACTGAATGCACGTATTCCAGAGACACCTGCAACCCCGAG ACTTTCAACATCTCAAATGTCACCACTGAATGTCCTGATGCTGAGTGTCTGTTTGCGTTTTATGGAGGAGAGACGTTATACCATAAGTACCTGATTCTGTTCCAGTTTTACAATTTATTCCTCTTCTTCTGGTGTGCCAACTTCGTGACAGCATTGGGCCAGGTCACACTGGCAGGGGCCTTTGCTTCTTATTACTGGGCATTCAAAAAGCCTGACGACATCCCAGCTTACCCTGTCTTCAACTCTTTGGGACGGGCACTCAG GTATCACACTGGCTCTCTGGCATTTGGTTCCCTCATTCTTTCCATTGTTCAGATCATCAGGGTCATATTGGAGTATCTGGATCAGAAGCTGAAAG GTGCCCAGAATAAATGTGCAAAATTCCTGCTCAGCTGCCTAAAATGCTGCTTCTGGTGTCTGGAGAAATGCATCAAGTTTCTGAACAGAAATGCCTACATTATG GTGGCAATATATGGTAAAAATTTCTGTACGTCTGCCAAGGATGCATTCTTCCTCCTGATGAGGAACATTATTCG TGTGGCTGTTCTTGACAAAGTGACAGACTTCCTCTTATTTTTGGGCAAACTCCTTATCGTTGGAATTGTGG GAATttgttctttcttctttttcacgGGCAAGATTAAGGTAGTGGAGGATGCTACTCCATCCCTTAATTATTACTGGGTGCCTATCCTG ACTGTGGTGATTGGCTCCTATCTGATTGCTCATGGCTTTTTTAGCGTATACGCCATGTGTGTGGACACACTCTTCCTCTGCTTCT TGGAGGATCTGGAACGCAATGATGGCACAGCAGACAGACCATACTTCATGCCAGAGACACTGCTGTCCATCCTCAAGAAGTCCAATGAGGGGGCGAAAACAGTGGACTAA
- the slc44a2 gene encoding choline transporter-like protein 2 isoform X1: MEPEEKNPDSKYGEPRKFDPTFKGPIYNRGCTDILCCILFILALLGYFAVGILAWSQGDPRKVIYPTDSKGQFCGQAGTPLEKKPLLFYFNIMKCASPLVLLEFQCPTTQICVERCPDKFTTLVKALKNEKDKEYYKQFCKEGVDMNKRAPEILKDGLCPSILTPSKNFTRRCLPALETLKGGVVVVANKTTFRNDDTGKNINATDLLEASKKSNLVVEARAVAMRIFEDYTQSWHWILLGLVIAMLVSLIFILLLRCLAGVMVWVMIIMVVLVIGYGIFHCYMQYASLKGQDGSDVTIKDLGLQTDFSVYLQIQQTWLAFMIILCIVEVVIILLLIFLRKRLLIAIALIKEASKAVGHVMSSLFYPLLTFALLSLVIAYWAITAVFLSTSNEPIYKVFNNTECTYSRDTCNPETFNISNVTTECPDAECLFAFYGGETLYHKYLILFQFYNLFLFFWCANFVTALGQVTLAGAFASYYWAFKKPDDIPAYPVFNSLGRALRYHTGSLAFGSLILSIVQIIRVILEYLDQKLKGAQNKCAKFLLSCLKCCFWCLEKCIKFLNRNAYIMVAIYGKNFCTSAKDAFFLLMRNIIRVAVLDKVTDFLLFLGKLLIVGIVGICSFFFFTGKIKVVEDATPSLNYYWVPILTVVIGSYLIAHGFFSVYAMCVDTLFLCFCEDLERNDGSSDKPFFMSPELHQILSIEKSTEETDHSEVPVIQVQAEEEIPLQENGEVQLKEQSVLKQEQEEETPLNQETHTEEPPQETQPPEAPEAAEEKPEEQVTTQEPEPPQVIPQQNGPQEVDAEDKEEQVAQPQAEPPQAENHQEPEPEEPKPQENGPQESETLLTPQE; this comes from the exons GTGAGCCAAGGAAATTTGACCCCACATTTAAAGGCCCGATTTATAACAG GGGCTGCACAGACATTCTCTGTTGTATCCTGTTCATCTTGGCCTTGCTTGGCTACTTTGCAGTTGGGATTCTGG CATGGTCTCAGGGTGACCCTCGGAAAGTGATATACCCGACAGACAGTAAGGGTCAGTTTTGTGGACAGGCCGGCACCCCGCTTGA GAAGAAGCCCTTGCTGTTCTACTTCAATATCATGAAGTGTGCCAGTCCTCTGGTCCTGCTGGAGTTTCAGTGTCCCACCACTCAG ATCTGCGTGGAGAGATGTCCCGATAAATTCACGACTTTagtaaaagctttaaaaaatgaaaaagataaGGAATATTACAAGCAATTCTGCAAGGAGGGAGTAGACATGAACAAG AGAGCTCCTGAAATCCTGAAGGATGGCTTGTGCCCTTCAATACTCACACCTAGCAAGAACT TCACACGGAGATGCCTGCCCGCTCTAGAGACCTTGAAAGGTGGTGTAGTTGTGGTTGCCAACAAAACTACGTTCAGAAATGATGATACAGGAAAGAATATAAATGCAACAGATCTCCTTGAAGCTTCAAA gaAATCAAATCTTGTGGTTGAAGCTCGGGCGGTAGCCATGAGGATCTTTGAGGACTATACTCAGTCCTGGCACTGGATACTCCT TGGCTTGGTGATCGCCATGCTGGTCAGTCTGATCTTTATTCTCCTCTTGCGCTGTCTGGCTGGAGTCATGGTCTGGGTTATGATCATCATGGTCGTCCTTGTTATTGGATATG GCATTTTCCATTGTTACATGCAGTATGCCAGTCTGAAAGGACAAGATGGTTCTGATGTCACTATCAAGGATCTGGGTCTGCAGACGGACTTCTCTGTGTACTTACAGATTCAGCAGACCTGGCTTGCCTTCA TGATTATCCTGTGTATTGTGGAAGTGGTCATCATCCTTCTCCTCATCTTCCTCAGGAAGAGGCTCCTCATTGCTATTGCTCTCATCAAAGAGGCCAGCAA GGCCGTCGGTCATGTGATGTCATCGCTGTTCTACCCACTGCTGACTTTTGCCCTACTATCGTTGGTCATCGCGTACTGGGCCATCACCGCCGT GTTTTTGTCCACTTCCAATGAGCCAATATACAAGGTTTTCAATAACACTGAATGCACGTATTCCAGAGACACCTGCAACCCCGAG ACTTTCAACATCTCAAATGTCACCACTGAATGTCCTGATGCTGAGTGTCTGTTTGCGTTTTATGGAGGAGAGACGTTATACCATAAGTACCTGATTCTGTTCCAGTTTTACAATTTATTCCTCTTCTTCTGGTGTGCCAACTTCGTGACAGCATTGGGCCAGGTCACACTGGCAGGGGCCTTTGCTTCTTATTACTGGGCATTCAAAAAGCCTGACGACATCCCAGCTTACCCTGTCTTCAACTCTTTGGGACGGGCACTCAG GTATCACACTGGCTCTCTGGCATTTGGTTCCCTCATTCTTTCCATTGTTCAGATCATCAGGGTCATATTGGAGTATCTGGATCAGAAGCTGAAAG GTGCCCAGAATAAATGTGCAAAATTCCTGCTCAGCTGCCTAAAATGCTGCTTCTGGTGTCTGGAGAAATGCATCAAGTTTCTGAACAGAAATGCCTACATTATG GTGGCAATATATGGTAAAAATTTCTGTACGTCTGCCAAGGATGCATTCTTCCTCCTGATGAGGAACATTATTCG TGTGGCTGTTCTTGACAAAGTGACAGACTTCCTCTTATTTTTGGGCAAACTCCTTATCGTTGGAATTGTGG GAATttgttctttcttctttttcacgGGCAAGATTAAGGTAGTGGAGGATGCTACTCCATCCCTTAATTATTACTGGGTGCCTATCCTG ACTGTGGTGATTGGCTCCTATCTGATTGCTCATGGCTTTTTTAGCGTATACGCCATGTGTGTGGACACACTCTTCCTCTGCTTCT GCGAAGATCTGGAAAGAAATGACGGATCTTCCGACAAACCGTTTTTCATGTCCCCTGAGTTGCACCAGATTTTGTCAATCGAAAAAAGCACTGAGGAAACGGACCATTCTGAGGTACCTGTCATACAAGTGCAAGCTGAGGAGGAAATCCCGCTGCAGGAGAATGGAGAGGTGCAGCTTAAAGAGCAGAGCGTCCTAAAGCAGGAGCAAGAAGAGGAGACACCGTTAAACCAGGAGACGCATACTGAAGAGCCGCCCCAAGAAACACAACCTCCAGAAGCACCTGAAGCTGCAGAGGAGAAACCCGAAGAGCAGGTTACAACGCAAGAGCCTGAACCGCCACAAGTGATCCCACAACAAAATGGACCCCAAGAGGTGGACGCTGAGGACAAGGAGGAGCAGGTCGCACAACCTCAAGCAGAACCACCACAGGCCGAGAACCATCAAGAACCGGAACCAGAGGAACCGAAGCCTCAAGAAAACGGACCTCAAGAGAGCGAGACCCTGCTCACCCCTCAGGAGTAG
- the slc44a2 gene encoding choline transporter-like protein 2 isoform X2: MGRGAYYGQGEPRKFDPTFKGPIYNRGCTDILCCILFILALLGYFAVGILAWSQGDPRKVIYPTDSKGQFCGQAGTPLEKKPLLFYFNIMKCASPLVLLEFQCPTTQICVERCPDKFTTLVKALKNEKDKEYYKQFCKEGVDMNKRAPEILKDGLCPSILTPSKNFTRRCLPALETLKGGVVVVANKTTFRNDDTGKNINATDLLEASKKSNLVVEARAVAMRIFEDYTQSWHWILLGLVIAMLVSLIFILLLRCLAGVMVWVMIIMVVLVIGYGIFHCYMQYASLKGQDGSDVTIKDLGLQTDFSVYLQIQQTWLAFMIILCIVEVVIILLLIFLRKRLLIAIALIKEASKAVGHVMSSLFYPLLTFALLSLVIAYWAITAVFLSTSNEPIYKVFNNTECTYSRDTCNPETFNISNVTTECPDAECLFAFYGGETLYHKYLILFQFYNLFLFFWCANFVTALGQVTLAGAFASYYWAFKKPDDIPAYPVFNSLGRALRYHTGSLAFGSLILSIVQIIRVILEYLDQKLKGAQNKCAKFLLSCLKCCFWCLEKCIKFLNRNAYIMVAIYGKNFCTSAKDAFFLLMRNIIRVAVLDKVTDFLLFLGKLLIVGIVGICSFFFFTGKIKVVEDATPSLNYYWVPILTVVIGSYLIAHGFFSVYAMCVDTLFLCFCEDLERNDGSSDKPFFMSPELHQILSIEKSTEETDHSEVPVIQVQAEEEIPLQENGEVQLKEQSVLKQEQEEETPLNQETHTEEPPQETQPPEAPEAAEEKPEEQVTTQEPEPPQVIPQQNGPQEVDAEDKEEQVAQPQAEPPQAENHQEPEPEEPKPQENGPQESETLLTPQE; the protein is encoded by the exons ATGGGAAGAGGTGCATATTATGGACAAG GTGAGCCAAGGAAATTTGACCCCACATTTAAAGGCCCGATTTATAACAG GGGCTGCACAGACATTCTCTGTTGTATCCTGTTCATCTTGGCCTTGCTTGGCTACTTTGCAGTTGGGATTCTGG CATGGTCTCAGGGTGACCCTCGGAAAGTGATATACCCGACAGACAGTAAGGGTCAGTTTTGTGGACAGGCCGGCACCCCGCTTGA GAAGAAGCCCTTGCTGTTCTACTTCAATATCATGAAGTGTGCCAGTCCTCTGGTCCTGCTGGAGTTTCAGTGTCCCACCACTCAG ATCTGCGTGGAGAGATGTCCCGATAAATTCACGACTTTagtaaaagctttaaaaaatgaaaaagataaGGAATATTACAAGCAATTCTGCAAGGAGGGAGTAGACATGAACAAG AGAGCTCCTGAAATCCTGAAGGATGGCTTGTGCCCTTCAATACTCACACCTAGCAAGAACT TCACACGGAGATGCCTGCCCGCTCTAGAGACCTTGAAAGGTGGTGTAGTTGTGGTTGCCAACAAAACTACGTTCAGAAATGATGATACAGGAAAGAATATAAATGCAACAGATCTCCTTGAAGCTTCAAA gaAATCAAATCTTGTGGTTGAAGCTCGGGCGGTAGCCATGAGGATCTTTGAGGACTATACTCAGTCCTGGCACTGGATACTCCT TGGCTTGGTGATCGCCATGCTGGTCAGTCTGATCTTTATTCTCCTCTTGCGCTGTCTGGCTGGAGTCATGGTCTGGGTTATGATCATCATGGTCGTCCTTGTTATTGGATATG GCATTTTCCATTGTTACATGCAGTATGCCAGTCTGAAAGGACAAGATGGTTCTGATGTCACTATCAAGGATCTGGGTCTGCAGACGGACTTCTCTGTGTACTTACAGATTCAGCAGACCTGGCTTGCCTTCA TGATTATCCTGTGTATTGTGGAAGTGGTCATCATCCTTCTCCTCATCTTCCTCAGGAAGAGGCTCCTCATTGCTATTGCTCTCATCAAAGAGGCCAGCAA GGCCGTCGGTCATGTGATGTCATCGCTGTTCTACCCACTGCTGACTTTTGCCCTACTATCGTTGGTCATCGCGTACTGGGCCATCACCGCCGT GTTTTTGTCCACTTCCAATGAGCCAATATACAAGGTTTTCAATAACACTGAATGCACGTATTCCAGAGACACCTGCAACCCCGAG ACTTTCAACATCTCAAATGTCACCACTGAATGTCCTGATGCTGAGTGTCTGTTTGCGTTTTATGGAGGAGAGACGTTATACCATAAGTACCTGATTCTGTTCCAGTTTTACAATTTATTCCTCTTCTTCTGGTGTGCCAACTTCGTGACAGCATTGGGCCAGGTCACACTGGCAGGGGCCTTTGCTTCTTATTACTGGGCATTCAAAAAGCCTGACGACATCCCAGCTTACCCTGTCTTCAACTCTTTGGGACGGGCACTCAG GTATCACACTGGCTCTCTGGCATTTGGTTCCCTCATTCTTTCCATTGTTCAGATCATCAGGGTCATATTGGAGTATCTGGATCAGAAGCTGAAAG GTGCCCAGAATAAATGTGCAAAATTCCTGCTCAGCTGCCTAAAATGCTGCTTCTGGTGTCTGGAGAAATGCATCAAGTTTCTGAACAGAAATGCCTACATTATG GTGGCAATATATGGTAAAAATTTCTGTACGTCTGCCAAGGATGCATTCTTCCTCCTGATGAGGAACATTATTCG TGTGGCTGTTCTTGACAAAGTGACAGACTTCCTCTTATTTTTGGGCAAACTCCTTATCGTTGGAATTGTGG GAATttgttctttcttctttttcacgGGCAAGATTAAGGTAGTGGAGGATGCTACTCCATCCCTTAATTATTACTGGGTGCCTATCCTG ACTGTGGTGATTGGCTCCTATCTGATTGCTCATGGCTTTTTTAGCGTATACGCCATGTGTGTGGACACACTCTTCCTCTGCTTCT GCGAAGATCTGGAAAGAAATGACGGATCTTCCGACAAACCGTTTTTCATGTCCCCTGAGTTGCACCAGATTTTGTCAATCGAAAAAAGCACTGAGGAAACGGACCATTCTGAGGTACCTGTCATACAAGTGCAAGCTGAGGAGGAAATCCCGCTGCAGGAGAATGGAGAGGTGCAGCTTAAAGAGCAGAGCGTCCTAAAGCAGGAGCAAGAAGAGGAGACACCGTTAAACCAGGAGACGCATACTGAAGAGCCGCCCCAAGAAACACAACCTCCAGAAGCACCTGAAGCTGCAGAGGAGAAACCCGAAGAGCAGGTTACAACGCAAGAGCCTGAACCGCCACAAGTGATCCCACAACAAAATGGACCCCAAGAGGTGGACGCTGAGGACAAGGAGGAGCAGGTCGCACAACCTCAAGCAGAACCACCACAGGCCGAGAACCATCAAGAACCGGAACCAGAGGAACCGAAGCCTCAAGAAAACGGACCTCAAGAGAGCGAGACCCTGCTCACCCCTCAGGAGTAG